From a region of the Syngnathoides biaculeatus isolate LvHL_M chromosome 2, ASM1980259v1, whole genome shotgun sequence genome:
- the pik3cd gene encoding phosphatidylinositol 4,5-bisphosphate 3-kinase catalytic subunit delta isoform isoform X2 — MVHHSTIRKHQEEHELLCSHVCKSRSLSRPPPLPLKKQNTSSLWSIHEPFYIHLLQGSRVNADEGMKLVVQAGLFHGTELLCKVVTSSEVAVCSEPLWDQKVEFDISVADLPRMSRLCFALYAVFDKVKKPRGTKKKNKKADCPIAWGNIMVFDYKDQLKTGEFLLSTWPSVPDDKSDLLNPMGTVEKNPNVDSAAGLLIRFPNILPHPLYYPSLDKIGAMETNGDAAVATKEENMKLKEIMDNKNYTEFFEDEKELLWKLRREVRDRYPESLSKLLLITKWNKREDVVQMVSLLRNWPELPAISALELLDYSFPDPAVRSFTIRCLKNLSDDELLQYLIQLVQVLKYESYLDCDLTTFLLERAIFNRRIGHYLFWHLRSEIHVPSVSLRFGLILEAYCRGNIYHIKLLTKQNEAQGKMKVLSDFVKSGPNKMNAEDLKLCIRQESDALSNLLSPLNPSVILTEICADKCRFMDSKMKPLWLMYKSPWTHGDMVGIIFKNGDDLRQDMLTLQMIQLMENLWKKEGLDLRMIPYGCLSTGNKMGFIEVVKNSDTIANIQRNNSNSAATAAFNKDALLNWLKSKNPEDKLEQAVEEFTLSCAGYCVATYILGIGDRHNDNIMIRETGQLFHIDFGHFLGNFKRKLGINRERVPFILTYDFVHVIQQGRTNNSEKFERFREYCEQAYKILCRNGTLFVNLFAMMKAAGLPELSSFKDIQYLKDSLSLGKSEEEALKNFKVKFNEALRESWKTKVNWMMHSLAKDNRP; from the exons CTTGTGGTGCAGGCTGGCCTCTTCCATGGCACTGAGCTGCTCTGTAAGGTGGTGACCAGCTCTGAGGTGGCGGTGTGCTCCGAGCCGCTTTGGGACCAAAAGGTGGAGTTCGATATCAGCGTGGCTGACCTGCCTCGCATGAGTCGCCTGTGCTTTGCTCTCTATGCTGTCTTCGACAAGGTCAAAAAGCCCCGAGGCACcaaaaagaagaataagaaagCA GATTGTCCAATAGCCTGGGGGAACATCATGGTGTTTGACTACAAGGACCAGCTAAAGACTGGCGAGTTTCTCTTGTCCACATGGCCATCTGTTCCTG ATGACAAAAGTGACCTCTTGAACCCAATGGGAACGGTTGAGAAGAATCCCAATGTTGACAGCGCAGCTGGACTTCTCATTCGCTTCCCGAACATCCTGCCCCATCCTCTCTATTATCCTTCGCTTGACAAG ATAGGTGCAATGGAAACCAATGGTGATGCAGCTGTTGCAACAAAAGAAGAG AACATGAAGCTGAAAGAAATAATGGACAACAAAAACTACACAGAGTTCTTTGAGGATGAGAAGGAGCTGTTGTGGAAACTTCGCAGAGAAGTCCGGGACCGTTATCCCGAAAGTCTTTCCAAGCTGCTCCTCATCACCAAGTGGAATAAGAGAGAGGATGTCGTCCAA ATGGTGAGCCTTTTGAGGAACTGGCCCGAACTCCCTGCTATCTCAGCCTTGGAGCTCTTAGATTACAGTTTTCCAGACCCAGCAGTTCGTTCCTTCACCATCAGATGCCTCAAAAATCTTAG TGATGATGAACTACTGCAGTATTTAATCCAACTGGTCCAGGTCCTCAAATATGAGTCCTATCTCGACTGTGACCTCACAACGTTCCTGCTCGAGAGAGCCATATTCAACAGAAGGATAGGACACTATCTCTTCTGGCATCTCAG GTCAGAGATCCACGTCCCGTCTGTCAGCTTAAGGTTTGGCCTTATTCTTGAGGCCTATTGCAGGGGTAACATCTACCACATCAAACTCTTAACAAAACAG AATGAGGCTCAAGGCAAAATGAAGGTACTCAGTGACTTTGTCAAATCAGGCCCCAATAAGATGAATGCTGAGGACCTGAAGCTCTGCATCAGACAAGAGTCGGACGCTTTGTCCAACCTGCTGTCACCACTCAACCCCAGCGTCATCCTCACTGAAATCTG TGCTGACAAGTGCAGATTCATGGACTCGAAGATGAAACCACTCTGGTTGATGTATAAGAGTCCTTGGACTCACGGAGACATGGTGGGCATCATTTTCAAGAATGGGGATG ATCTTCGACAAGACATGTTGACCCTCCAGATGATCCAGCTCATGGAGaatttgtggaaaaaagaaGGACTGGATCTCAG AATGATCCCATATGGCTGCTTGTCCACTGGGAACAAGATGGGTTTCATTGAGGTGGTGAAGAACTCGGACACCATTGCCAATATCCAGAGAAATAACAGCAACAGTGCTGCCACTGCTGCCTTTAATAAAGATGCCCTACTGAACTGGCTCAAATCAAAGAATCCAGA AGACAAACTTGAACAAGCAGTAGAGGAGTTCACGCTGTCTTGTGCTGGCTACTGTGTAGCTACTTACATCTTGGGCATTGGAGACCGTCACAATGATAATATTATGATCAGGGAAACTGGACAG CTATTTCACATTGACTTTGGACATTTCCTGGGCAACTTCAAGCGCAAACTGGGGATCAACAGAGAACGTGTaccttttattttgacataCGACTTCGTCCATGTGATCCAGCAAGGACGGACCAATAACAGTGAAAAGTTTGAGAg GTTCAGGGAATACTGTGAGCAGGCATACAAGATCCTGTGTCGGAACGGGACACTTTTTGTCAACCTCTTTGCGATGATGAAGGCAGCTGGGCTGCCTGAACTCTCTTCGTTCAAGGATATTCAGTACCTGAAG GACTCGTTATCTTTGGGGAAATCAGAGGAAGAGGCACTGAAAAATTTCAAAGTAAAATTCAACGAGGCTCTGCGAGAGAGCTGGAAGACGAAGGTCAACTGGATGATGCACTCTCTGGCCAAAGATAACAGACCATAA